The following coding sequences lie in one Metopolophium dirhodum isolate CAU chromosome 5, ASM1992520v1, whole genome shotgun sequence genomic window:
- the LOC132944317 gene encoding uncharacterized protein LOC132944317: MNSAVVLVIVMLLASHVSSSPIINFSWDTPRHFCGSQLANVLALICSNGYNFHPASDDVTVPSRRRKRVIVEECCENTCTPHHLKAYCWENRRSDTRSVLEPSASVEKPSVDKNVKPQKDPTSNTLVVDNSLMQAEQATVKTKSNSIIIPNSKELGRQNGIKTIKYNTVLYAPKKEAVIVQDPVPGRVKTVTPYFDKMPSVIVTKTTQH, translated from the exons ATGAACTCAGCTGTGGTATTGGTGATAGTCATGTTGCTGGCCAGCCACGTTAGCAGCTCACCGATCATAAACTTTTCGTGGGACACGCCGAGGCATTTTTGTGGATCGCAACTCGCCAACGTGCTGGCGTTGATCTGCAGCAATGGATACAACTTCCATCCGGCAAGTGATG ATGTTACCGTCCCAAGCCGCCGTCGAAAAAGAGTGATAGTCGAAGAGTGCTGCGAGAACACTTGCACGCCACATCACCTGAAAGCCTACTGCTGGGAAAATCGAAG GTCTGATACTCGGAGTGTTTTGGAACCGTCCGCGTCTGTAGAGAAACCCTCGGTAGACAAAAACGTGAAACCCCAGAAAGACCCCACGAGTAACACACTAGTAGTAGACAACAGTCTGATGCAGGCTGAGCAAGCGACTGTCAAAACGAAAtccaatagtattattatacccaaTTCTAAAGAGCTCGGTAGGCAAAACGGCATTAAGACCATTAAATACAACACGGTCTTGTACGCCCCAAAGAAAGAA GCGGTGATCGTCCAGGACCCGGTGCCAGGACGAGTGAAAACTGTAACACCATACTTTGACAAAATGCCATCGGTCATCGTTACTAAAACCACGCAACACTGA